CGTTCACGGCTCGCCCCGGAACCCGGTCAACGAGTACGTGTTTCCCGAGGACATCTACAACCAGAAGAAGATGGAGAAACTGTTCGGACTGATTACCAAGGGGTGCTTCCAGGGGCACACGCACGTCCCAGGCGTGTTCCTGGAAAGTCTGGAGTTCATCTCCCCCGATCAGTGCGACCACGCCTTCCAGATCGGCGGCGAGCGGTTCATGGTGAACGTCGGCTCGGTCGGCCAGCCTCGCGACGGGGACCCTCGGGCCTGCTACGTGATTCAGGAAGACGCGAAGATCACCTTCCACCGCGTCGATTACGACGTGAACGTCACCGCCGAGCGGATTTACCAGACGCCCGATCTCGACAATTTTTTGGGCGATCGGCTCAAAGAAGGGCGATAGGCGGGCGAATTCCTCTGTTTGCGGCCTCTTCGCCGGGGGCCGATCCGGGTAGACTAGCCCGCTTGGCCCGGGGCGATTCGACTCTGCCGGGCGCTTCGCGGCGGTTGGCGCCGCAGGTCGGTCGGAGCGTCGCCAGGGGGCGCCGCTCGCCGAGTCGCGGGGCTTCCCCTGACACGAAGGATTTGCCGGCGTGGAACGTCGCTTTGTTCTGTTCTTG
The window above is part of the Pirellulales bacterium genome. Proteins encoded here:
- a CDS encoding metallophosphoesterase family protein gives rise to the protein MKRAIISDIHGNLEALKSVLAHIAPQSVDEIYCLGDVVGYGPNPCECLDLVIESCKVGLLGNHDQGAMFDPEGFNSGAERAIFWTRNQLENSGGPRDKIDRRWDYLGTLPRIQRDDPWLYVHGSPRNPVNEYVFPEDIYNQKKMEKLFGLITKGCFQGHTHVPGVFLESLEFISPDQCDHAFQIGGERFMVNVGSVGQPRDGDPRACYVIQEDAKITFHRVDYDVNVTAERIYQTPDLDNFLGDRLKEGR